The genomic interval GTGTCACTCACGGGGGAATAATCGCGCTTTAAAACGAATAATAGTTGTCATTTCAGTCGATTATCTCTGATAATGGAGTATGACTTTGTTAGGAGAACAAACATGACCGAATCACCGATAACTCAGGCGAGTGATTTTTTTCTCAATAGCGCCCCTTTAATTGTTCACTACGGCATCAATATTATTGCTGCTGTTGTGATTTTTATTATTGGTAATTTGCTTGCCAAACTATTAACTAAACACTTGGCCCACTGGTTAGAACGAAAAAATGTCGACAAAACCATCAGTGGATTTGTACGCAATGTTACCTATTACGGCTTGATGGCGTTTGTGCTGATCGCTGTCTTGAGCAAGGTCGGTATCGATACCGCCTCTGTGATCGCGGTACTCGGTGCGGCGAGTTTAGCGGTAGGACTGGCTTTAAAAGGCTCGCTAGCCAATTTTGCCTCGGGTATTTTGATTATTGTTCTGCGTCCGTTTAAATCTGGTGATTTTATCGAGGCCGCTGGCGTTTCTGGTACTGTACAAAACATTCAAGTGTTTTCGACCTTGTTAAAGACCGGTGACAATCGCTTGATTGTGGTGCCGAACTCATCCATTTTAAAAAAGCCGATCACCAATGTATCCCACTTCGATACTCGGAGAATTAATTTTACTTTTGCCGTCTCTTATCAATGTGATTTGAACCTGGCACAACAAGTCATCAAGCAAGTGATTGAAAGTGATCCGCGAGTACACTCTGACCCAGCAGTCAAAATCGGCGTGAGTGCCTTAAATGATTCTTCAATTGAAATCATTGCCCGCCCGTGGGTGAATCGCCAAGACTATTGGGCTGTATATTGGGATATGAACTTAGCGATTAAGCAAGCTTTTGATGAGAACGGAATCAAAATTCCTTTCAAACAACTCGATGTGCATCTCCATCAAGTCCAAACAAAGTAACTCCCCTACCTTACTAACGCGTAAATCAACCATGCCGCATCAGGTGCGGCATGGTTGGTCAGATAACGCCATCAACTATGATTTTGGGTAGTTAGATGGGAAAAAGGCGCGACGCGCTTCTTCGTCAAACTCGGTTTTAAATTCAATCCCCTTGGCAATATCGCGGGCTCGCTTCGCAGCCGGCCTTTCATTGATTGATTCAAACCAACGCGCCAGATTTGGGTAAGGCGCCAAGCCCTCTTCACCGAGTACGACCGGCGCTTTGTCAATCCATCCCCACGCAGCAACATCGGCAATGGTGTATTCGTCACCGACAATAAACGCTCGGCCTTCAAGGTGGGCATCGAGTACTTCGTAATGACGCTGCGCTTCACGCAAGTATCGGTTTACGGCGTACTCTAATCCTTCTTTAGGCGCGGCGTGTCGAAAGTGAACACATTGACCAGAATACGGACCAAGACCCGTGGCGATAAACATCATCCACGACAGCAGCTCTGCTCTATCTTCCGCTTTACCGCCTAACTGACCGGTTTTTTCCGACAGATACATCAAAATCGCGTTGGAATCAAACACACGCTGACCATCGTCTTCAATCGCAGGGGTTTTCCCATTGGGGTTGATAAGACGAAACTCTGGAGTGTGTTGATCGCCTTTTAAGGTGTCAACCGGGACAAGTTGAAAGTCCAAGCCCGTTTCTTCAAGAAACAGAGCCACTTTCATTGGGTTGGGCGTGTGGTGAAAAAAGAACTTAAGCATAGTAAAACTCCTTGTAGTTGAACGTTCATTCAACCACAACTTGAACGGTCGTTCAAGTTGTTTTCATTTTCTGAACCAAAAACAAAAAAAAACGCAGCCCGAGGCTGCGCTTTGTGTCATTACAGTAATAAGGAGCGATCCTGACCTAGCGACGTCGACGCCACAGTGCCAAAGCAGACATCAGCACTAAGCCCCATAAGCTCGAACTGGCGGCCGAACTTCCTGAGCTACTGTCGGTTGTGGTCGTTGTGCTTTCGGCAACGGTGATGGTCGCCGTTTCGTACTCGTAATCGCCATCGGTACCTGAGATTTGCTTGGTCAAGGTATAGTCACCCTCTTCGGTCATGGTCGTCGATAAACTGACCCACCCTTGCTCAATCAACTCTTCTGTTAAAGTAACTTGACTGCTCGAGTCCTCATCAGTTGCAGCAAAGGCGCTAACCGTAGATTGTTTCGAGGCCGTCAAAATAACACTGTCTCCCGTATGGAGCTGAAAATCCCCCAAGACCGTCAAATCGAACAGCACACTTAACGGCTCATTGAGCATCGCTGCTGTTGGGCGCTCTTCAACACCTGCTGGCGGGTTAATCGGCTCTGACGGAGGCGTGACCGGCTGGGCTTGTTCATCCGAGCTAAAAGAGAATACCACCACCGCTGGGTCGTGATCGGAGGAGCGATACATATCGTCATATTTAGTCAAGTCACCAGAGTACTCTGTGGTGTAATCGACATAGGTTGACTCAGACGCGTTGATGTTCCAATCCATCGCATCAACGATGACACTCGCCGTATCAGCATCCGCTAAAATATAATCCAGTGTGCCAAGGTAATCATCGTAAGAATAACTGTATGACTCCGGGTGTTGCTGTTTGATGACGTTCACATAACCAAATGCGTCACTAAGCGCTTCAGGATCACTGCCATCCATTGCTTCATCACCAACAAAGGTATCGCGCGCTGGCGTGACTGTGTAACCATCGGGCAATTCGGTTAACAACAAAATCGGATCTTCACTGGCATATGAGTTAAGATCGCCCATGATCAGCTTGTAACCATCAATCTGCGCCATTTGTTCACCGAGGTGCTGAGCGGCGGAGACCCGCAAGTTTTCACAGCTGCCTTGGTTATCGACATCCTCTTCATTTTGTAAGTTAACGTCTTCCCAACACGTTGACCCTTTTGATTTAAAGTGATTGACCGACACCGTGACCAAATCGCCAGTGGCGTTCACTTCAAAGGTAGGGGTAATGGCATCGCGTTGATAGTTATCAACATCTTCCCCTTCTGTCGCATGCTGCTCTGGCATCGCGATAACGCGGAACGTATCAAGGGTTACCACATTGGGTTTAAAGATAACGTTATTGGTGATGGCATCAGTGCCAATATAATCGTAATCATCACTCGAGATATACGCGTATTGATCCGCTTCATCCTCAATGAGTGCATTGATCTTAGTCACGAGATCAGCAATAGCAGAATCCTCACCAAAGCCGTTGTTTTCGATTTCCATCAAACCGACAATATCTGCATCCAGCGCCACAATCGCTTTGGCTATTTTGGTTCCCTGACGGCTAAACTCCTCTGCACTTTCTGCGCCGCGATTATCGCCGTAAGGGTTTTGCGCACCGCCAAATGGCGAGTTAAAATAGTTGAGTACATTAAACGTGGCAACGCGAAGATCACCATCAATAACCTCAGGTGACGTGGTGCGATCATTATTGTGAATGAAGGTGTCGCTGGTCGCTTCATTGGTCACATAAAGTCGGTACTCACTGTAAGAGTAACCCAGTACCCCTTGCAAACCATCGATGGTATCATCAACGCGAATATAATCATCACTGGTTGTGGTCCCATCCGCCATCGGTACTGAGCTCTCGACCAGAAAGTCTGGATACCAAGGCACTACCCCGTTGTCAGCGTCTTCAAACGATTCGATAAACAAGCGATAGTCGGCATTCGTCGCCGCTTGAGCAGCGGACTCATCTGAGCCAGGTACATTATTTTGATTAGGATGTAAATTGACGCGGTTATAAGCGGCCACCATATTGTATCGGTAGGCATCATAATCAAAACTGTAAGTACGCGTCACACGCATCTCTTGCTCAGCAGTAAGATTAATCAACATCCCCTCGTGACGCTCTAGCGTTTGAGAAAAGCTTTCATCACTGTCTGCCATCACCAAATCGACCGCTTCAACGCTGACATCAGTGTCTTCAATGGCATTAATTGTGGTATCGATTAGCTGTGTCCAACCGTAGTTTTCATAGGCTTTGCCGGTCACAGTGACGGTATTGCCAAGGGCTATCTCACTGCTGTCCGATTCGA from Vibrio sp. HB236076 carries:
- a CDS encoding mechanosensitive ion channel family protein; the protein is MTESPITQASDFFLNSAPLIVHYGINIIAAVVIFIIGNLLAKLLTKHLAHWLERKNVDKTISGFVRNVTYYGLMAFVLIAVLSKVGIDTASVIAVLGAASLAVGLALKGSLANFASGILIIVLRPFKSGDFIEAAGVSGTVQNIQVFSTLLKTGDNRLIVVPNSSILKKPITNVSHFDTRRINFTFAVSYQCDLNLAQQVIKQVIESDPRVHSDPAVKIGVSALNDSSIEIIARPWVNRQDYWAVYWDMNLAIKQAFDENGIKIPFKQLDVHLHQVQTK
- a CDS encoding glutathione S-transferase family protein gives rise to the protein MLKFFFHHTPNPMKVALFLEETGLDFQLVPVDTLKGDQHTPEFRLINPNGKTPAIEDDGQRVFDSNAILMYLSEKTGQLGGKAEDRAELLSWMMFIATGLGPYSGQCVHFRHAAPKEGLEYAVNRYLREAQRHYEVLDAHLEGRAFIVGDEYTIADVAAWGWIDKAPVVLGEEGLAPYPNLARWFESINERPAAKRARDIAKGIEFKTEFDEEARRAFFPSNYPKS
- a CDS encoding ExeM/NucH family extracellular endonuclease → MKMTPLAIAVAASLPLSAHAELMITEYVEGSGNNKAIELYNAGSSDLDLSTYSLSRYKDGDETPTAMVSLSGTLSAGELLVVYNSSADFTLSDDINTLATSTLYHNGGDAVGLFDGETLVDIVGDVPTESGWGKEETLRKISLTAATSYDANNWQSYDQDTFDGLGNLDVEETEEQEVVGIETTIMAIQGSDWSSPLIADDAYESEDYYQVTGVVTAIQTTALGNDIAQGFFLQDVDGDGDATTSDGLFIESDSSEIALGNTVTVTGKAYENYGWTQLIDTTINAIEDTDVSVEAVDLVMADSDESFSQTLERHEGMLINLTAEQEMRVTRTYSFDYDAYRYNMVAAYNRVNLHPNQNNVPGSDESAAQAATNADYRLFIESFEDADNGVVPWYPDFLVESSVPMADGTTTSDDYIRVDDTIDGLQGVLGYSYSEYRLYVTNEATSDTFIHNNDRTTSPEVIDGDLRVATFNVLNYFNSPFGGAQNPYGDNRGAESAEEFSRQGTKIAKAIVALDADIVGLMEIENNGFGEDSAIADLVTKINALIEDEADQYAYISSDDYDYIGTDAITNNVIFKPNVVTLDTFRVIAMPEQHATEGEDVDNYQRDAITPTFEVNATGDLVTVSVNHFKSKGSTCWEDVNLQNEEDVDNQGSCENLRVSAAQHLGEQMAQIDGYKLIMGDLNSYASEDPILLLTELPDGYTVTPARDTFVGDEAMDGSDPEALSDAFGYVNVIKQQHPESYSYSYDDYLGTLDYILADADTASVIVDAMDWNINASESTYVDYTTEYSGDLTKYDDMYRSSDHDPAVVVFSFSSDEQAQPVTPPSEPINPPAGVEERPTAAMLNEPLSVLFDLTVLGDFQLHTGDSVILTASKQSTVSAFAATDEDSSSQVTLTEELIEQGWVSLSTTMTEEGDYTLTKQISGTDGDYEYETATITVAESTTTTTDSSSGSSAASSSLWGLVLMSALALWRRRR